Proteins found in one Paenibacillus borealis genomic segment:
- the serS gene encoding serine--tRNA ligase, with protein sequence MLDMNWIRENEDIVRKTAEWKKVAFPLTELLEWDDRRRQARRETEQRRAERNALTKEVERLLRQGDAAGGEQAKEQVREINGQLTTLEAGLLEAERRCGELLLLAPNPISADTPIGPDDSANVELRRHGSPPVFGFSARDHVELGELHGILDIPRGVKAGGPRSYVLKGAGLLLHLAVQRLALDVLMQRGFTVMDVPVIVRPEALERTGFFPGGMDQTYELTGEKRWLAGTSEVSLVSLYSDEILDLEAPLRLAGMSACFRREVGSAGRDVRGLYRVHQFSKIEQVVMCRNDAGESEQMLQEILGNAEHILQLLELPYRVVAVCSGDMAMKTHKQYDIETWMPSRDAYGETHSASNLLDFQARRSGIRYRDEDGRLQYCHTLNNTAVATPRILIPLLENHQQEDGSVYIPQALRPYMGGAEKLML encoded by the coding sequence ATGCTGGACATGAACTGGATCAGGGAGAACGAGGATATTGTACGGAAGACGGCGGAGTGGAAAAAGGTAGCGTTCCCGCTTACGGAGCTGCTGGAGTGGGATGACCGGCGGCGGCAGGCCCGCCGGGAAACGGAGCAGCGCCGGGCAGAGCGCAATGCGCTGACCAAAGAAGTCGAGCGCCTGCTGCGCCAGGGCGACGCTGCAGGCGGAGAACAGGCCAAGGAGCAGGTGCGGGAGATCAACGGCCAGCTGACCACGCTGGAGGCAGGGCTCCTTGAAGCGGAGCGCCGCTGCGGCGAGCTGCTGCTGCTCGCGCCGAATCCCATATCGGCGGATACGCCGATCGGGCCGGACGACAGCGCGAATGTGGAGCTGCGGCGGCATGGATCGCCGCCGGTATTCGGCTTCAGTGCGCGCGACCACGTCGAGCTCGGAGAGCTGCACGGCATCCTCGACATTCCGCGCGGCGTCAAAGCCGGCGGACCCCGCAGCTACGTGCTGAAGGGGGCCGGGCTGCTCCTGCATCTGGCTGTGCAGCGGCTGGCGCTGGATGTACTGATGCAGCGCGGCTTCACCGTGATGGATGTGCCGGTAATCGTCCGGCCGGAAGCGCTGGAGCGGACCGGGTTCTTCCCTGGCGGCATGGATCAGACCTATGAGCTGACGGGAGAGAAGCGCTGGCTGGCCGGCACCTCGGAGGTATCGCTGGTCTCGCTGTACAGCGATGAGATCCTCGATCTCGAAGCGCCGCTGCGGCTGGCCGGAATGTCGGCCTGCTTCCGCCGCGAGGTAGGCTCGGCAGGCCGCGATGTACGCGGGCTGTACCGTGTACACCAGTTCTCGAAGATCGAACAGGTGGTGATGTGCCGGAACGATGCGGGGGAGTCGGAGCAGATGCTGCAGGAGATTCTCGGCAATGCCGAGCATATTCTCCAGCTGTTGGAGCTGCCTTACCGGGTAGTGGCCGTCTGCAGCGGCGACATGGCGATGAAGACACATAAGCAATATGACATCGAGACCTGGATGCCCAGCAGAGATGCTTATGGGGAGACCCATTCGGCTTCGAATCTGCTCGACTTCCAGGCCCGCCGCTCAGGCATCCGCTACCGTGATGAAGACGGGCGGCTGCAGTACTGCCATACCCTGAACAACACGGCGGTTGCCACGCCGCGCATTCTGATTCCGCTGCTGGAGAATCACCAGCAGGAAGACGGATCGGTCTATATCCCGCAGGCGCTGCGGCCTTATATGGGCGGCGCAGAAAAGCTGATGTTATAG